The Neobacillus sp. OS1-2 genome includes a window with the following:
- a CDS encoding DNA topoisomerase III yields MVKSVVIAEKPSVARDIAQVLNCHKKGNGYLEGNNYIVTWALGHLVTLADPESYDVKYKTWNLEDLPMLPERLKLTVIKQTGKQFHAVKSQLIRNDVKEIIVATDAGREGELVARWIIDKAKVNKPIKRLWISSVTDKAIKDGFANLKPGKSYENLYASAVARSEADWYIGLNATRALTTRFNAQLNCGRVQTPTVAMIAAREDEIRSFKAQTYYGIEAHTRDQLKLTWQDAKGNGRSFEKEKIEAIVKKLGKQNAVVTEIEKKPKKSFSPGLYDLTELQRDANKIFGYSAKETLNIMQKLYEQHKVLTYPRTDSRFISSDIVPTLPERLKACGIGEYRLLTNKILKKPIKASKSFVDDNKVSDHHAIIPTEGYVNLSAFTDKERKIYDLVVKRFLAVLFPVFEYEQLTLRARIGEENFVARGKTILSLGWKEVYNNRLEEDDESDDLKEQILPRIEKGDTLDVKLIAQTSGQTKPPARFNEATLLSAMENPTKYMNTKNKQLAETLKSTGGLGTVATRADIIDKLFNSFLIEKRGKDIHITSKGRQLLDLVPEELKSPTLTAEWEQKLDKIAQGKLKKDVFISEMKNYTKEIVAEIKASNKKYKHDNISTKNCPDCGKPMLEVNGKKGKMLVCQDRECGHRKNVARVTNARCPKCHKKLELRGEGEGQVFACQCGHREKLSAFEARRKKESGGKVDKRTVQKYLKNQQKEEEPLNNALAEALKGLKFD; encoded by the coding sequence ATGGTAAAAAGTGTAGTCATTGCTGAAAAACCTTCTGTCGCACGTGACATTGCTCAGGTGCTTAATTGTCATAAAAAAGGAAACGGGTATCTTGAAGGAAATAACTATATCGTCACGTGGGCCCTCGGGCACCTAGTCACACTTGCGGACCCGGAAAGTTACGATGTCAAATATAAAACATGGAATTTAGAAGACTTGCCTATGCTGCCTGAACGATTGAAATTGACTGTCATTAAGCAGACGGGAAAACAGTTTCATGCGGTTAAAAGTCAACTGATTAGAAATGATGTCAAAGAAATAATCGTGGCAACAGACGCTGGGAGAGAAGGAGAATTAGTTGCTCGGTGGATTATTGATAAGGCAAAAGTCAATAAACCGATCAAACGTCTATGGATCTCATCTGTTACCGATAAAGCGATTAAAGACGGGTTCGCAAACTTGAAACCGGGTAAGTCTTATGAAAATTTATATGCATCAGCGGTCGCTCGTTCAGAAGCTGACTGGTATATCGGTCTTAATGCAACACGGGCATTAACAACTCGGTTCAATGCCCAACTAAACTGTGGCCGTGTGCAAACACCTACTGTTGCGATGATTGCGGCCCGTGAGGATGAGATTAGAAGCTTTAAAGCACAAACCTATTACGGTATCGAAGCCCACACAAGAGACCAATTAAAGCTAACCTGGCAGGATGCAAAAGGGAACGGCCGCAGTTTTGAAAAAGAGAAAATCGAGGCGATTGTAAAAAAACTAGGGAAACAAAATGCCGTTGTTACGGAAATTGAAAAGAAGCCTAAGAAGTCATTTTCACCGGGTCTATATGATTTAACAGAACTACAAAGGGATGCGAATAAAATCTTTGGATACTCGGCAAAGGAAACGCTAAATATTATGCAAAAACTGTACGAACAGCATAAAGTTTTAACGTACCCAAGGACAGACTCACGGTTTATCTCATCCGATATTGTGCCAACCCTACCAGAACGACTAAAAGCATGTGGAATTGGTGAATATCGCCTACTAACGAATAAAATCTTAAAAAAGCCAATCAAGGCTTCTAAATCTTTTGTTGATGATAACAAGGTATCCGATCACCATGCCATAATTCCTACTGAAGGTTATGTTAATCTTTCAGCTTTTACAGATAAAGAACGAAAAATTTATGATTTAGTGGTTAAACGCTTCTTAGCCGTTCTATTCCCGGTATTTGAGTACGAGCAATTAACGCTTCGTGCAAGAATCGGTGAGGAAAACTTCGTTGCTAGAGGAAAAACCATTTTATCACTTGGCTGGAAGGAAGTTTACAATAATCGACTTGAAGAGGACGATGAAAGTGACGATCTGAAAGAACAAATATTACCACGAATTGAAAAAGGTGATACCTTAGACGTTAAACTAATCGCGCAAACATCAGGTCAAACGAAGCCGCCTGCCCGCTTTAATGAAGCAACATTACTGTCGGCAATGGAAAACCCAACGAAGTATATGAATACGAAAAATAAACAACTGGCAGAGACCTTAAAATCAACAGGCGGGCTTGGTACTGTTGCAACCCGAGCGGATATCATTGATAAGCTTTTCAATTCATTTTTAATTGAAAAGCGGGGCAAAGATATTCATATTACCTCAAAAGGCCGTCAATTGCTGGACTTAGTGCCAGAGGAGCTGAAATCACCGACTTTGACGGCCGAGTGGGAACAAAAGCTTGACAAAATAGCCCAGGGCAAGCTGAAAAAAGATGTGTTTATTAGCGAAATGAAAAACTACACAAAAGAAATTGTAGCTGAAATTAAAGCAAGTAATAAAAAGTATAAGCACGATAACATCTCGACAAAGAATTGTCCTGATTGTGGAAAACCGATGCTTGAAGTGAATGGTAAAAAGGGGAAAATGCTCGTCTGCCAAGACCGTGAATGCGGCCATCGTAAAAATGTTGCCCGTGTCACAAACGCTCGCTGTCCAAAATGCCATAAAAAGCTTGAGCTGCGGGGTGAAGGGGAAGGACAAGTGTTTGCCTGTCAATGCGGTCATCGTGAAAAACTATCGGCATTTGAAGCACGCCGCAAAAAGGAATCTGGCGGTAAAGTCGATAAGCGGACAGTCCAAAAGTATTTGAAAAATCAGCAAAAGGAAGAAGAACCTTTGAATAATGCGTTAGCAGAAGCGTTAAAAGGGTTGAAGTTTGACTAA
- a CDS encoding Bax inhibitor-1/YccA family protein — protein MYTQTSAEYMPSVLRTFALSLAIAFLGTMAGVYVPPSLFLPLAILEFVMILAAVFFRRKKAISYSFLYIFTFISGITLYPIVAYYAATAGANVVIMAFATTTIVFSGISIYAAKSKRNFSFLGGFLLAALLAMVAIGLFNMFSPLSSTGMLAYSFIGVLVFSGYVLFDINRMKNYGVRAEDVPLMALSLYLDFINLFVSILRIFGILNSRD, from the coding sequence TTGTATACACAAACATCAGCAGAATATATGCCATCCGTCCTACGCACGTTTGCTTTATCTCTGGCAATTGCCTTTCTTGGCACAATGGCAGGAGTATATGTACCGCCTAGCTTATTTTTACCGTTAGCTATTTTGGAATTTGTAATGATTCTCGCTGCTGTCTTCTTTAGACGTAAAAAGGCCATTTCTTATTCATTTTTATATATTTTTACGTTTATCTCGGGGATTACACTTTATCCAATTGTCGCTTATTATGCTGCAACGGCAGGTGCAAATGTTGTCATCATGGCATTTGCTACAACAACAATTGTGTTCAGCGGTATTTCGATTTACGCTGCAAAATCAAAACGGAATTTTTCTTTCTTAGGGGGGTTCTTACTAGCTGCCCTGCTGGCAATGGTGGCGATTGGACTATTTAATATGTTCTCCCCGCTTAGTTCTACAGGAATGCTTGCCTATTCCTTTATCGGAGTTTTAGTATTCAGTGGTTATGTTCTATTTGATATCAACCGCATGAAAAACTACGGCGTGAGAGCAGAAGATGTGCCATTAATGGCCTTAAGTTTATACTTAGATTTCATTAACCTATTCGTAAGCATTCTTCGTATATTTGGAATATTAAATAGTAGAGATTAA
- a CDS encoding MFS transporter: MRIRDWDTNLKVRLFAEAMMNITFWMFFPFLTIYFAEEFGKNKAGLLLVFSQIFSVIANLMGGYCADRFGRKRMMVLSAIGQGLSFLSFALASSPWLQSPWLGFISFAIAGVFGSFYWPASQAMVADVVKEKHRSDVFAIFYTSINIAVVIGPILGAIFYVHYRFQLLLFAGAVCILLGLILAKWTRETVPAQKPISLSNDAKWYYFLQNQLRDYALIVKDKTFLLFIIAGVLAGQTFMQLDLLIPVYIKDFVKSQTLFSIGDWSFIVKGEQAFGIVLAENGFLVALLTVFVTKWMGKYYERNVFVLSSIVYAISIVIFSQTQWIWGLIAAMAVFTFGELMGAGLQQSFVSRIAPEHMRGQYFAAASLRFTIGRTIAPLSIPLTVWIGYGWTFFVLFLLALVSAGIYWVMFHTFEKQKMSTTI, translated from the coding sequence ATGAGGATTAGGGATTGGGATACAAATTTAAAAGTCCGCTTGTTTGCTGAAGCGATGATGAATATTACCTTTTGGATGTTTTTTCCGTTTTTGACGATTTACTTTGCTGAGGAATTTGGTAAAAACAAAGCTGGTCTATTATTAGTTTTTTCACAAATCTTTTCAGTCATTGCCAACCTGATGGGTGGATATTGTGCAGACCGGTTTGGCAGAAAACGGATGATGGTCCTCTCCGCAATTGGACAAGGCCTCTCTTTTTTAAGCTTCGCATTGGCGAGTTCCCCATGGTTGCAATCGCCTTGGTTAGGGTTTATCTCGTTTGCCATTGCTGGTGTGTTCGGTTCATTTTACTGGCCTGCAAGCCAAGCTATGGTTGCCGATGTTGTAAAGGAAAAGCATCGCAGTGATGTGTTTGCGATTTTTTATACATCTATTAATATAGCCGTTGTTATCGGGCCCATACTGGGAGCCATTTTCTATGTTCACTACCGCTTTCAGCTATTGCTTTTTGCTGGAGCAGTATGTATTTTACTAGGGTTAATTCTAGCAAAATGGACGCGGGAAACCGTTCCTGCTCAAAAGCCTATTTCCCTTTCAAACGACGCGAAATGGTATTACTTTTTACAAAATCAGCTAAGGGATTATGCGCTGATTGTAAAGGATAAAACGTTCCTGCTCTTTATTATTGCAGGTGTTTTGGCTGGGCAGACATTTATGCAATTAGACTTATTAATCCCTGTTTACATTAAGGATTTTGTGAAAAGTCAAACCCTCTTCTCCATTGGTGACTGGTCCTTTATCGTTAAAGGCGAGCAGGCATTTGGAATTGTTCTTGCAGAGAACGGCTTCCTTGTTGCCCTGCTGACCGTTTTCGTGACAAAATGGATGGGGAAATATTATGAAAGGAACGTGTTTGTCCTATCCTCAATTGTCTATGCCATATCAATCGTTATCTTTAGCCAGACACAATGGATTTGGGGCTTAATTGCGGCGATGGCCGTTTTCACCTTTGGGGAATTAATGGGCGCCGGCCTGCAGCAAAGCTTCGTTTCCAGGATTGCACCGGAGCATATGAGAGGTCAATATTTTGCAGCAGCAAGCTTGCGGTTTACCATCGGTCGGACCATTGCGCCCTTGTCGATTCCATTGACGGTTTGGATTGGCTATGGATGGACATTCTTTGTTCTCTTCCTATTGGCACTCGTTAGTGCTGGAATATATTGGGTTATGTTTCATACTTTTGAAAAACAAAAAATGAGTACCACTATTTGA
- the mscL gene encoding large-conductance mechanosensitive channel protein MscL: MWKEFKQFAMKGNVMDLAVGVIIGAAFGKIVSSLVADIIMPIIALFIGVVDFKELHYKEINYGSFIQTVVDFFIIAFSIFLFVKFINRFKKKEEAVPAPVKIDRSEELLAEIRDLLKEEKEILRKNETS, translated from the coding sequence ATGTGGAAAGAATTTAAACAATTTGCGATGAAGGGTAACGTCATGGACTTAGCTGTTGGAGTCATTATTGGCGCAGCCTTTGGAAAAATAGTTTCTTCCCTTGTCGCAGATATTATCATGCCAATTATTGCGTTATTTATTGGGGTCGTTGACTTCAAAGAATTACATTATAAAGAAATAAACTATGGATCGTTTATTCAAACAGTCGTTGATTTCTTTATCATTGCCTTTTCCATTTTCCTGTTTGTTAAGTTCATCAACCGTTTTAAAAAGAAAGAAGAGGCAGTACCTGCCCCTGTGAAAATCGATCGCAGTGAAGAACTTTTAGCTGAAATTCGCGACTTATTAAAAGAAGAGAAAGAAATTTTAAGAAAAAATGAAACATCTTGA
- a CDS encoding aminopeptidase, with translation MSDFLTKLEKYAELAVKVGVNVQRGQTLVVQATLDAAKFVRLVVKKAYEVGAHNVVVNWNDDTVTRTRYDLAPDEAFTEYPIWRAKEMEDLADSGAAFMSIISSSPDLLKGVNPERIANFNKAAGKALGNYRKAAQSDKVSWTVIAVPSEAWAAKVFPDAPAETQVNMLWDAIFKAVRVDVENPVDAWKKHDEALHEKVHYLNEKRYQKLHYSAPGTDLMIELPEKHLWVGAGSVNEKGFEFMANMPTEEVFTVPLKTGVNGTVASTKPLSYGGNIIDRFSVTFENGKIVGVKAEEGEEILKRLVETDEGSHYLGEVALVPFNSPISQSNVLFFNTLFDENASNHLAIGSAYAFCIEGGKKMTPEELANNGLNESITHVDFMIGSAAMDIDGITADGKSEAIFRAGNWAF, from the coding sequence ATGAGTGACTTTTTAACAAAGCTTGAAAAATATGCTGAGCTTGCCGTCAAGGTAGGCGTGAATGTTCAACGGGGACAAACATTAGTCGTCCAGGCAACATTAGATGCTGCAAAATTTGTCCGCCTAGTGGTCAAAAAGGCGTACGAAGTAGGTGCCCACAATGTCGTTGTCAACTGGAATGACGATACAGTTACGAGAACAAGGTATGATCTCGCTCCAGATGAAGCCTTCACCGAATACCCTATTTGGCGGGCAAAGGAAATGGAAGACCTTGCGGATTCAGGTGCAGCCTTTATGTCGATTATTTCTTCCAGCCCTGATTTGTTAAAAGGTGTGAACCCTGAGCGGATTGCTAATTTCAATAAAGCCGCAGGGAAAGCCCTGGGAAATTACCGCAAGGCAGCCCAATCCGATAAAGTGAGCTGGACGGTTATTGCTGTGCCATCTGAGGCATGGGCGGCAAAAGTATTCCCGGATGCGCCTGCTGAAACCCAAGTCAATATGTTGTGGGACGCCATCTTTAAAGCAGTTCGAGTGGATGTTGAAAATCCAGTTGATGCCTGGAAGAAGCATGACGAAGCCCTTCATGAGAAAGTACACTATTTAAATGAAAAGCGTTATCAGAAGCTTCATTATTCAGCACCTGGCACTGACCTAATGATCGAGCTTCCGGAGAAACATCTTTGGGTTGGAGCTGGAAGTGTGAATGAAAAAGGCTTTGAATTTATGGCCAATATGCCGACAGAGGAAGTTTTCACTGTTCCATTAAAAACCGGTGTAAATGGTACAGTAGCAAGCACAAAACCATTAAGCTACGGTGGAAATATTATTGACCGTTTTTCAGTTACGTTTGAAAACGGGAAAATTGTTGGTGTGAAAGCTGAAGAAGGCGAGGAAATCTTGAAGCGTCTTGTCGAAACAGACGAGGGTTCTCATTATCTTGGCGAAGTGGCGCTTGTTCCTTTTAATTCACCGATTTCACAATCAAATGTTCTTTTCTTTAACACATTGTTTGATGAAAATGCATCAAACCACTTAGCCATTGGAAGTGCCTACGCTTTCTGCATCGAAGGCGGCAAAAAAATGACCCCCGAAGAATTAGCTAATAATGGACTAAACGAAAGTATTACCCACGTTGATTTCATGATTGGGTCAGCAGCAATGGACATCGACGGAATTACCGCCGATGGGAAATCAGAAGCAATATTCAGAGCAGGAAATTGGGCTTTTTAA